From the genome of Callithrix jacchus isolate 240 chromosome 7, calJac240_pri, whole genome shotgun sequence, one region includes:
- the FNBP1L gene encoding formin-binding protein 1-like isoform X20, with protein sequence MVSEGSGHWGLDESPINVNLVKKYCPKRSSKDEEPRFTSCIAFFNILNELNDYAGQREVVAEEMAHRVYGELMRYAHDLKTERKMHLQEGRKAQQYLDMCWKQMDNSKKKFERECREAEKAQQSYERLDNDTNATKADVEKAKQQLNLRTHMADENKNEYAAQLQNFNGEQHKHFYVVIPQIYKQLQEMDERRTVKLSECYRGFADSERKVIPIISKCLEGMILAAKSVDERRDSQMVVDSFKSGFEPPGDFPFEDYSQHIYRTISDGTISASKQESGKMDAKTTVGKAKGKLWLFGKKPKGPALEDFSHLPPEQRRKKLQQRIDELNRELQKESDQKDALNKMKDVYEKNPQMGDPGSLQPKLAETMNNIDRLRMEIHKNEAWLSEVEGKTGGRGDRRHSSDINHLVTQGRESPEGSYTDDANQEVRGPPQQHGHHSEFDDEFEDDDPLPAIGHCKAIYPFDGHNEGTLAMKEGEVLYIIEEDKGDGWTRARRQNGEEGYVPTSYIDVTLEKNSKGAVTYI encoded by the exons GTTTACCTCGTGTATAGCCTTTTTTAATATCCTTAATGAGTTAAATGACTATGCAGGACAGCGAGAAGTTGTAGCAGAAGAAATGGCGCACAGAGTGTATGGTGAATTAATGAGATATGCTCATGAtctgaaaactgaaagaaaaatg CATCTCCAAGAAGGACGAAAAGCTCAACAATATCTTGACATGTGCTGGAAACAGATGGATAAT agtaaaAAGAAGTTTGAAAGAGAATGTAGAGAGGCAGAAAAGGCACAACAGAGTTATGAAAGATTGGATAATGATACTAACGCAACCAAGGCAGATGTTGAAAAG GCCAAACAGCAGTTGAATCTACGTACGCATATggctgatgaaaataaaaatgaatatgcaGCACAATTACAAAACTTTAATGGAGAACAACACAAACATTTTTATGTAGTGATTCCTCAGATTTACAAG CAACTACAAGAAATGGACGAACGAAGGACTGTTAAACTCAGTGAGTGTTACAGAGGATTTGCCGATTCAGAACGCAAAGTTATTCCTATCATTTCAAAATGTTTGGAAGGAATGATTCTTGCAGCAAAATCAGTTGATGAAAGAAGA GACTCTCAAATGGTGGTAGACTCCTTCAAATCTGGTTTTGAACCTCCAGGAGACTTTCCGTTTGAAGATTACAGTCAACATATATATAGAACCATTTCTGATGGGACTATCAGTGCATCCAAACAGGAGAGTGGGAAGATGGATGCCAAAACCACAGTAGGAAAGGCCAAGGGCAAATTGTGGCTCTTTGGAAAGAAGCCAAAG GGCCCAGCATTGGAAGATTTCAGTCATCTGCCACCAGAACAGAGACGTAAAAAACTACAGCAGCGCATTGATGAACTTAATAGAGAGCTACAGAAAGAATCAGACCAAAA agatgccctcaACAAAATGAAAGATGTATATGAGAAGAATCCACAAATGGGGGATCCAGGGAGTTTGCAGCCTAAATTGGCAGAGACCATGAATAACATTGACCGCCTACGAATGGAAATCCACAAGAATGAG gctTGGCTTTCTGAAGTTGAAGGCAAAACAGGtgggagaggagacagaagaCATAGCAGTGACATAAATCATCTTGTAACACAGGGACGAGAAAg tccTGAGGGAAGTTACACTGATGATGCAAACCAGGAAGTCCGTGGGCCACCCCAGCAGCATGGCCATCACAGTGAGTTTGATGATGAATTTGAGGATGATGATCCCTTGCCTGCTATTGGACACTGCAAAGCTATCTACCCTTTTGATg GACATAATGAAGGTACTCTGGCAATGAAAGAAGGTGAAGTTCTCTACATTATAGAGGAGGACAAAGGTGATGGATGGACAAGAGCTCGGAGACAGAACGGTGAAGAAGGCTACGTTCCCACGTCATACATAGATGTAACCCTAGAGAAAAACAGTAAAGGTGCAGTAACTTATATCTAA
- the FNBP1L gene encoding formin-binding protein 1-like isoform X12, which translates to MVSEGSGHWGLDESPINVNLVKKYCPKRSSKDEEPRFTSCIAFFNILNELNDYAGQREVVAEEMAHRVYGELMRYAHDLKTERKMHLQEGRKAQQYLDMCWKQMDNSKKKFERECREAEKAQQSYERLDNDTNATKADVEKAKQQLNLRTHMADENKNEYAAQLQNFNGEQHKHFYVVIPQIYKQLQEMDERRTVKLSECYRGFADSERKVIPIISKCLEGMILAAKSVDERRDSQMVVDSFKSGFEPPGDFPFEDYSQHIYRTISDGTISASKQESGKMDAKTTVGKAKGKLWLFGKKPKPQSPPLTPTSLFTSSTPNGSQFLTFSIEPVHYCMNEIKTGKPRIPSFRSLKRGWSVKMGPALEDFSHLPPEQRRKKLQQRIDELNRELQKESDQKDALNKMKDVYEKNPQMGDPGSLQPKLAETMNNIDRLRMEIHKNEAWLSEVEGKTGGRGDRRHSSDINHLVTQGRESPEGSYTDDANQEVRGPPQQHGHHSEFDDEFEDDDPLPAIGHCKAIYPFDGHNEGTLAMKEGEVLYIIEEDKGDGWTRARRQNGEEGYVPTSYIDVTLEKNSKGAVTYI; encoded by the exons GTTTACCTCGTGTATAGCCTTTTTTAATATCCTTAATGAGTTAAATGACTATGCAGGACAGCGAGAAGTTGTAGCAGAAGAAATGGCGCACAGAGTGTATGGTGAATTAATGAGATATGCTCATGAtctgaaaactgaaagaaaaatg CATCTCCAAGAAGGACGAAAAGCTCAACAATATCTTGACATGTGCTGGAAACAGATGGATAAT agtaaaAAGAAGTTTGAAAGAGAATGTAGAGAGGCAGAAAAGGCACAACAGAGTTATGAAAGATTGGATAATGATACTAACGCAACCAAGGCAGATGTTGAAAAG GCCAAACAGCAGTTGAATCTACGTACGCATATggctgatgaaaataaaaatgaatatgcaGCACAATTACAAAACTTTAATGGAGAACAACACAAACATTTTTATGTAGTGATTCCTCAGATTTACAAG CAACTACAAGAAATGGACGAACGAAGGACTGTTAAACTCAGTGAGTGTTACAGAGGATTTGCCGATTCAGAACGCAAAGTTATTCCTATCATTTCAAAATGTTTGGAAGGAATGATTCTTGCAGCAAAATCAGTTGATGAAAGAAGA GACTCTCAAATGGTGGTAGACTCCTTCAAATCTGGTTTTGAACCTCCAGGAGACTTTCCGTTTGAAGATTACAGTCAACATATATATAGAACCATTTCTGATGGGACTATCAGTGCATCCAAACAGGAGAGTGGGAAGATGGATGCCAAAACCACAGTAGGAAAGGCCAAGGGCAAATTGTGGCTCTTTGGAAAGAAGCCAAAG CCACAGTCCCCACCCTTAACCCCTACTAGTTTATTCACATCCAGTACTCCTAATGGGTCCCAGTTTCTCACATTCTCCATTGAGCCCGTGCATTATtgtatgaatgaaataaaaacagggaAGCCCAGAATTCCTTCTTTCAGAAGCCTCAAAAGAGGG TGGTCGGTGAAGATG GGCCCAGCATTGGAAGATTTCAGTCATCTGCCACCAGAACAGAGACGTAAAAAACTACAGCAGCGCATTGATGAACTTAATAGAGAGCTACAGAAAGAATCAGACCAAAA agatgccctcaACAAAATGAAAGATGTATATGAGAAGAATCCACAAATGGGGGATCCAGGGAGTTTGCAGCCTAAATTGGCAGAGACCATGAATAACATTGACCGCCTACGAATGGAAATCCACAAGAATGAG gctTGGCTTTCTGAAGTTGAAGGCAAAACAGGtgggagaggagacagaagaCATAGCAGTGACATAAATCATCTTGTAACACAGGGACGAGAAAg tccTGAGGGAAGTTACACTGATGATGCAAACCAGGAAGTCCGTGGGCCACCCCAGCAGCATGGCCATCACAGTGAGTTTGATGATGAATTTGAGGATGATGATCCCTTGCCTGCTATTGGACACTGCAAAGCTATCTACCCTTTTGATg GACATAATGAAGGTACTCTGGCAATGAAAGAAGGTGAAGTTCTCTACATTATAGAGGAGGACAAAGGTGATGGATGGACAAGAGCTCGGAGACAGAACGGTGAAGAAGGCTACGTTCCCACGTCATACATAGATGTAACCCTAGAGAAAAACAGTAAAGGTGCAGTAACTTATATCTAA
- the FNBP1L gene encoding formin-binding protein 1-like isoform X15 yields the protein MVSEGSGHWGLDESPINVNLVKKYCPKRSSKDEEPRFTSCIAFFNILNELNDYAGQREVVAEEMAHRVYGELMRYAHDLKTERKMHLQEGRKAQQYLDMCWKQMDNSKKKFERECREAEKAQQSYERLDNDTNATKADVEKAKQQLNLRTHMADENKNEYAAQLQNFNGEQHKHFYVVIPQIYKQLQEMDERRTVKLSECYRGFADSERKVIPIISKCLEGMILAAKSVDERRDSQMVVDSFKSGFEPPGDFPFEDYSQHIYRTISDGTISASKQESGKMDAKTTVGKAKGKLWLFGKKPKPQSPPLTPTSLFTSSTPNGSQFLTFSIEPVHYCMNEIKTGKPRIPSFRSLKRGGPALEDFSHLPPEQRRKKLQQRIDELNRELQKESDQKDALNKMKDVYEKNPQMGDPGSLQPKLAETMNNIDRLRMEIHKNEAWLSEVEGKTGGRGDRRHSSDINHLVTQGRESPEGSYTDDANQEVRGPPQQHGHHSEFDDEFEDDDPLPAIGHCKAIYPFDGHNEGTLAMKEGEVLYIIEEDKGDGWTRARRQNGEEGYVPTSYIDVTLEKNSKGS from the exons GTTTACCTCGTGTATAGCCTTTTTTAATATCCTTAATGAGTTAAATGACTATGCAGGACAGCGAGAAGTTGTAGCAGAAGAAATGGCGCACAGAGTGTATGGTGAATTAATGAGATATGCTCATGAtctgaaaactgaaagaaaaatg CATCTCCAAGAAGGACGAAAAGCTCAACAATATCTTGACATGTGCTGGAAACAGATGGATAAT agtaaaAAGAAGTTTGAAAGAGAATGTAGAGAGGCAGAAAAGGCACAACAGAGTTATGAAAGATTGGATAATGATACTAACGCAACCAAGGCAGATGTTGAAAAG GCCAAACAGCAGTTGAATCTACGTACGCATATggctgatgaaaataaaaatgaatatgcaGCACAATTACAAAACTTTAATGGAGAACAACACAAACATTTTTATGTAGTGATTCCTCAGATTTACAAG CAACTACAAGAAATGGACGAACGAAGGACTGTTAAACTCAGTGAGTGTTACAGAGGATTTGCCGATTCAGAACGCAAAGTTATTCCTATCATTTCAAAATGTTTGGAAGGAATGATTCTTGCAGCAAAATCAGTTGATGAAAGAAGA GACTCTCAAATGGTGGTAGACTCCTTCAAATCTGGTTTTGAACCTCCAGGAGACTTTCCGTTTGAAGATTACAGTCAACATATATATAGAACCATTTCTGATGGGACTATCAGTGCATCCAAACAGGAGAGTGGGAAGATGGATGCCAAAACCACAGTAGGAAAGGCCAAGGGCAAATTGTGGCTCTTTGGAAAGAAGCCAAAG CCACAGTCCCCACCCTTAACCCCTACTAGTTTATTCACATCCAGTACTCCTAATGGGTCCCAGTTTCTCACATTCTCCATTGAGCCCGTGCATTATtgtatgaatgaaataaaaacagggaAGCCCAGAATTCCTTCTTTCAGAAGCCTCAAAAGAGGG GGCCCAGCATTGGAAGATTTCAGTCATCTGCCACCAGAACAGAGACGTAAAAAACTACAGCAGCGCATTGATGAACTTAATAGAGAGCTACAGAAAGAATCAGACCAAAA agatgccctcaACAAAATGAAAGATGTATATGAGAAGAATCCACAAATGGGGGATCCAGGGAGTTTGCAGCCTAAATTGGCAGAGACCATGAATAACATTGACCGCCTACGAATGGAAATCCACAAGAATGAG gctTGGCTTTCTGAAGTTGAAGGCAAAACAGGtgggagaggagacagaagaCATAGCAGTGACATAAATCATCTTGTAACACAGGGACGAGAAAg tccTGAGGGAAGTTACACTGATGATGCAAACCAGGAAGTCCGTGGGCCACCCCAGCAGCATGGCCATCACAGTGAGTTTGATGATGAATTTGAGGATGATGATCCCTTGCCTGCTATTGGACACTGCAAAGCTATCTACCCTTTTGATg GACATAATGAAGGTACTCTGGCAATGAAAGAAGGTGAAGTTCTCTACATTATAGAGGAGGACAAAGGTGATGGATGGACAAGAGCTCGGAGACAGAACGGTGAAGAAGGCTACGTTCCCACGTCATACATAGATGTAACCCTAGAGAAAAACAGTAAAG GTTCCTGA
- the FNBP1L gene encoding formin-binding protein 1-like isoform X21 has translation MVSEGSGHWGLDESPINVNLVKKYCPKRSSKDEEPRFTSCIAFFNILNELNDYAGQREVVAEEMAHRVYGELMRYAHDLKTERKMHLQEGRKAQQYLDMCWKQMDNSKKKFERECREAEKAQQSYERLDNDTNATKADVEKAKQQLNLRTHMADENKNEYAAQLQNFNGEQHKHFYVVIPQIYKQLQEMDERRTVKLSECYRGFADSERKVIPIISKCLEGMILAAKSVDERRDSQMVVDSFKSGFEPPGDFPFEDYSQHIYRTISDGTISASKQESGKMDAKTTVGKAKGKLWLFGKKPKGPALEDFSHLPPEQRRKKLQQRIDELNRELQKESDQKDALNKMKDVYEKNPQMGDPGSLQPKLAETMNNIDRLRMEIHKNEAWLSEVEGKTGGRGDRRHSSDINHLVTQGRESPEGSYTDDANQEVRGPPQQHGHHSEFDDEFEDDDPLPAIGHCKAIYPFDGHNEGTLAMKEGEVLYIIEEDKGDGWTRARRQNGEEGYVPTSYIDVTLEKNSKGS, from the exons GTTTACCTCGTGTATAGCCTTTTTTAATATCCTTAATGAGTTAAATGACTATGCAGGACAGCGAGAAGTTGTAGCAGAAGAAATGGCGCACAGAGTGTATGGTGAATTAATGAGATATGCTCATGAtctgaaaactgaaagaaaaatg CATCTCCAAGAAGGACGAAAAGCTCAACAATATCTTGACATGTGCTGGAAACAGATGGATAAT agtaaaAAGAAGTTTGAAAGAGAATGTAGAGAGGCAGAAAAGGCACAACAGAGTTATGAAAGATTGGATAATGATACTAACGCAACCAAGGCAGATGTTGAAAAG GCCAAACAGCAGTTGAATCTACGTACGCATATggctgatgaaaataaaaatgaatatgcaGCACAATTACAAAACTTTAATGGAGAACAACACAAACATTTTTATGTAGTGATTCCTCAGATTTACAAG CAACTACAAGAAATGGACGAACGAAGGACTGTTAAACTCAGTGAGTGTTACAGAGGATTTGCCGATTCAGAACGCAAAGTTATTCCTATCATTTCAAAATGTTTGGAAGGAATGATTCTTGCAGCAAAATCAGTTGATGAAAGAAGA GACTCTCAAATGGTGGTAGACTCCTTCAAATCTGGTTTTGAACCTCCAGGAGACTTTCCGTTTGAAGATTACAGTCAACATATATATAGAACCATTTCTGATGGGACTATCAGTGCATCCAAACAGGAGAGTGGGAAGATGGATGCCAAAACCACAGTAGGAAAGGCCAAGGGCAAATTGTGGCTCTTTGGAAAGAAGCCAAAG GGCCCAGCATTGGAAGATTTCAGTCATCTGCCACCAGAACAGAGACGTAAAAAACTACAGCAGCGCATTGATGAACTTAATAGAGAGCTACAGAAAGAATCAGACCAAAA agatgccctcaACAAAATGAAAGATGTATATGAGAAGAATCCACAAATGGGGGATCCAGGGAGTTTGCAGCCTAAATTGGCAGAGACCATGAATAACATTGACCGCCTACGAATGGAAATCCACAAGAATGAG gctTGGCTTTCTGAAGTTGAAGGCAAAACAGGtgggagaggagacagaagaCATAGCAGTGACATAAATCATCTTGTAACACAGGGACGAGAAAg tccTGAGGGAAGTTACACTGATGATGCAAACCAGGAAGTCCGTGGGCCACCCCAGCAGCATGGCCATCACAGTGAGTTTGATGATGAATTTGAGGATGATGATCCCTTGCCTGCTATTGGACACTGCAAAGCTATCTACCCTTTTGATg GACATAATGAAGGTACTCTGGCAATGAAAGAAGGTGAAGTTCTCTACATTATAGAGGAGGACAAAGGTGATGGATGGACAAGAGCTCGGAGACAGAACGGTGAAGAAGGCTACGTTCCCACGTCATACATAGATGTAACCCTAGAGAAAAACAGTAAAG GTTCCTGA
- the FNBP1L gene encoding formin-binding protein 1-like isoform X1 has protein sequence MSWGTELWDQFDSLDKHTQWGIDFLERYAKFVKERIEIEQNYAKQLRNLVKKYCPKRSSKDEEPRSAIEMHLASTSSLQQVQLPSLGIQPSSFPSSGQSVGNLRDSSMPKEPAGQREVVAEEMAHRVYGELMRYAHDLKTERKMHLQEGRKAQQYLDMCWKQMDNSKKKFERECREAEKAQQSYERLDNDTNATKADVEKAKQQLNLRTHMADENKNEYAAQLQNFNGEQHKHFYVVIPQIYKQLQEMDERRTVKLSECYRGFADSERKVIPIISKCLEGMILAAKSVDERRDSQMVVDSFKSGFEPPGDFPFEDYSQHIYRTISDGTISASKQESGKMDAKTTVGKAKGKLWLFGKKPKPQSPPLTPTSLFTSSTPNGSQFLTFSIEPVHYCMNEIKTGKPRIPSFRSLKRGWSVKMGPALEDFSHLPPEQRRKKLQQRIDELNRELQKESDQKDALNKMKDVYEKNPQMGDPGSLQPKLAETMNNIDRLRMEIHKNEAWLSEVEGKTGGRGDRRHSSDINHLVTQGRESPEGSYTDDANQEVRGPPQQHGHHSEFDDEFEDDDPLPAIGHCKAIYPFDGHNEGTLAMKEGEVLYIIEEDKGDGWTRARRQNGEEGYVPTSYIDVTLEKNSKGAVTYI, from the exons ATCAGCCATCGAGATGCATTTGGCAAGCACATCATCTCTGCAACAGGTTCAGCTGCCAAGCCTAGGAATCCAACCAAGTTCATTCCCAAGCTCAGGCCAGTCAGTTGGCAACTTAAGAGATTCCAGTATGCCAAAAGAGCCTGCAG GACAGCGAGAAGTTGTAGCAGAAGAAATGGCGCACAGAGTGTATGGTGAATTAATGAGATATGCTCATGAtctgaaaactgaaagaaaaatg CATCTCCAAGAAGGACGAAAAGCTCAACAATATCTTGACATGTGCTGGAAACAGATGGATAAT agtaaaAAGAAGTTTGAAAGAGAATGTAGAGAGGCAGAAAAGGCACAACAGAGTTATGAAAGATTGGATAATGATACTAACGCAACCAAGGCAGATGTTGAAAAG GCCAAACAGCAGTTGAATCTACGTACGCATATggctgatgaaaataaaaatgaatatgcaGCACAATTACAAAACTTTAATGGAGAACAACACAAACATTTTTATGTAGTGATTCCTCAGATTTACAAG CAACTACAAGAAATGGACGAACGAAGGACTGTTAAACTCAGTGAGTGTTACAGAGGATTTGCCGATTCAGAACGCAAAGTTATTCCTATCATTTCAAAATGTTTGGAAGGAATGATTCTTGCAGCAAAATCAGTTGATGAAAGAAGA GACTCTCAAATGGTGGTAGACTCCTTCAAATCTGGTTTTGAACCTCCAGGAGACTTTCCGTTTGAAGATTACAGTCAACATATATATAGAACCATTTCTGATGGGACTATCAGTGCATCCAAACAGGAGAGTGGGAAGATGGATGCCAAAACCACAGTAGGAAAGGCCAAGGGCAAATTGTGGCTCTTTGGAAAGAAGCCAAAG CCACAGTCCCCACCCTTAACCCCTACTAGTTTATTCACATCCAGTACTCCTAATGGGTCCCAGTTTCTCACATTCTCCATTGAGCCCGTGCATTATtgtatgaatgaaataaaaacagggaAGCCCAGAATTCCTTCTTTCAGAAGCCTCAAAAGAGGG TGGTCGGTGAAGATG GGCCCAGCATTGGAAGATTTCAGTCATCTGCCACCAGAACAGAGACGTAAAAAACTACAGCAGCGCATTGATGAACTTAATAGAGAGCTACAGAAAGAATCAGACCAAAA agatgccctcaACAAAATGAAAGATGTATATGAGAAGAATCCACAAATGGGGGATCCAGGGAGTTTGCAGCCTAAATTGGCAGAGACCATGAATAACATTGACCGCCTACGAATGGAAATCCACAAGAATGAG gctTGGCTTTCTGAAGTTGAAGGCAAAACAGGtgggagaggagacagaagaCATAGCAGTGACATAAATCATCTTGTAACACAGGGACGAGAAAg tccTGAGGGAAGTTACACTGATGATGCAAACCAGGAAGTCCGTGGGCCACCCCAGCAGCATGGCCATCACAGTGAGTTTGATGATGAATTTGAGGATGATGATCCCTTGCCTGCTATTGGACACTGCAAAGCTATCTACCCTTTTGATg GACATAATGAAGGTACTCTGGCAATGAAAGAAGGTGAAGTTCTCTACATTATAGAGGAGGACAAAGGTGATGGATGGACAAGAGCTCGGAGACAGAACGGTGAAGAAGGCTACGTTCCCACGTCATACATAGATGTAACCCTAGAGAAAAACAGTAAAGGTGCAGTAACTTATATCTAA
- the FNBP1L gene encoding formin-binding protein 1-like isoform X5 → MVSEGSGHWGLDESPINVNLVKKYCPKRSSKDEEPRSAIEMHLASTSSLQQVQLPSLGIQPSSFPSSGQSVGNLRDSSMPKEPAGQREVVAEEMAHRVYGELMRYAHDLKTERKMHLQEGRKAQQYLDMCWKQMDNSKKKFERECREAEKAQQSYERLDNDTNATKADVEKAKQQLNLRTHMADENKNEYAAQLQNFNGEQHKHFYVVIPQIYKQLQEMDERRTVKLSECYRGFADSERKVIPIISKCLEGMILAAKSVDERRDSQMVVDSFKSGFEPPGDFPFEDYSQHIYRTISDGTISASKQESGKMDAKTTVGKAKGKLWLFGKKPKPQSPPLTPTSLFTSSTPNGSQFLTFSIEPVHYCMNEIKTGKPRIPSFRSLKRGWSVKMGPALEDFSHLPPEQRRKKLQQRIDELNRELQKESDQKDALNKMKDVYEKNPQMGDPGSLQPKLAETMNNIDRLRMEIHKNEAWLSEVEGKTGGRGDRRHSSDINHLVTQGRESPEGSYTDDANQEVRGPPQQHGHHSEFDDEFEDDDPLPAIGHCKAIYPFDGHNEGTLAMKEGEVLYIIEEDKGDGWTRARRQNGEEGYVPTSYIDVTLEKNSKGAVTYI, encoded by the exons ATCAGCCATCGAGATGCATTTGGCAAGCACATCATCTCTGCAACAGGTTCAGCTGCCAAGCCTAGGAATCCAACCAAGTTCATTCCCAAGCTCAGGCCAGTCAGTTGGCAACTTAAGAGATTCCAGTATGCCAAAAGAGCCTGCAG GACAGCGAGAAGTTGTAGCAGAAGAAATGGCGCACAGAGTGTATGGTGAATTAATGAGATATGCTCATGAtctgaaaactgaaagaaaaatg CATCTCCAAGAAGGACGAAAAGCTCAACAATATCTTGACATGTGCTGGAAACAGATGGATAAT agtaaaAAGAAGTTTGAAAGAGAATGTAGAGAGGCAGAAAAGGCACAACAGAGTTATGAAAGATTGGATAATGATACTAACGCAACCAAGGCAGATGTTGAAAAG GCCAAACAGCAGTTGAATCTACGTACGCATATggctgatgaaaataaaaatgaatatgcaGCACAATTACAAAACTTTAATGGAGAACAACACAAACATTTTTATGTAGTGATTCCTCAGATTTACAAG CAACTACAAGAAATGGACGAACGAAGGACTGTTAAACTCAGTGAGTGTTACAGAGGATTTGCCGATTCAGAACGCAAAGTTATTCCTATCATTTCAAAATGTTTGGAAGGAATGATTCTTGCAGCAAAATCAGTTGATGAAAGAAGA GACTCTCAAATGGTGGTAGACTCCTTCAAATCTGGTTTTGAACCTCCAGGAGACTTTCCGTTTGAAGATTACAGTCAACATATATATAGAACCATTTCTGATGGGACTATCAGTGCATCCAAACAGGAGAGTGGGAAGATGGATGCCAAAACCACAGTAGGAAAGGCCAAGGGCAAATTGTGGCTCTTTGGAAAGAAGCCAAAG CCACAGTCCCCACCCTTAACCCCTACTAGTTTATTCACATCCAGTACTCCTAATGGGTCCCAGTTTCTCACATTCTCCATTGAGCCCGTGCATTATtgtatgaatgaaataaaaacagggaAGCCCAGAATTCCTTCTTTCAGAAGCCTCAAAAGAGGG TGGTCGGTGAAGATG GGCCCAGCATTGGAAGATTTCAGTCATCTGCCACCAGAACAGAGACGTAAAAAACTACAGCAGCGCATTGATGAACTTAATAGAGAGCTACAGAAAGAATCAGACCAAAA agatgccctcaACAAAATGAAAGATGTATATGAGAAGAATCCACAAATGGGGGATCCAGGGAGTTTGCAGCCTAAATTGGCAGAGACCATGAATAACATTGACCGCCTACGAATGGAAATCCACAAGAATGAG gctTGGCTTTCTGAAGTTGAAGGCAAAACAGGtgggagaggagacagaagaCATAGCAGTGACATAAATCATCTTGTAACACAGGGACGAGAAAg tccTGAGGGAAGTTACACTGATGATGCAAACCAGGAAGTCCGTGGGCCACCCCAGCAGCATGGCCATCACAGTGAGTTTGATGATGAATTTGAGGATGATGATCCCTTGCCTGCTATTGGACACTGCAAAGCTATCTACCCTTTTGATg GACATAATGAAGGTACTCTGGCAATGAAAGAAGGTGAAGTTCTCTACATTATAGAGGAGGACAAAGGTGATGGATGGACAAGAGCTCGGAGACAGAACGGTGAAGAAGGCTACGTTCCCACGTCATACATAGATGTAACCCTAGAGAAAAACAGTAAAGGTGCAGTAACTTATATCTAA